In one Chiloscyllium punctatum isolate Juve2018m chromosome 17, sChiPun1.3, whole genome shotgun sequence genomic region, the following are encoded:
- the LOC140488156 gene encoding polyubiquitin-like, translating to MILQVKFMTGDIVPLEINPSIQVSALKTLIYEKTKVPVYQQRLVIQNGNTQELKDNKRLSDYCVSPSNTVMLIVKNEERMQIFLQNDKGKLSTYDVRPSQSVEEFKAQVQRQERVPVNQQRLMYDGKQLEDGRLLADYNIQPESTIFLLLRLRGGSL from the coding sequence ATGATACTGCAGGTGAAGTTTATGACCGGTGACATTGTCCCACTTGAGATCAATCCTTCCATTCAAGTGTCAGCTCTCAAGACGTTGATATATGAGAAGACCAAGGTACCTGTTTACCAACAGCGTCTGGTGATACAAAATGGGAACACTCAAGAGCTGAAGGACAACAAGAGACTGTCTGACTACTGTGTCTCTCCCAGTAACACTGTCATGCTGATCGTCAAGAATGAGGAGCGCATGCAGATATTCCTGCAGAATGACAAGGGAAAACTTTCTACATACGATGTTCGTCCCTCTCAGTCTGTTGAGGAGTTTAAAGCACAAGTCCAGCGACAGGAGCGTGTCCCAGTCAATCAGCAGCGCCTGATGTACGATGGGAAGCAGCTGGAGGATGGTCGGTTACTTGCTGACTACAATATTCAGCCAGAGAGCACCATCTTCCTCTTGCTGCGTTTGCGGGGTGGCTCACTGTGA